In Cetobacterium sp. ZOR0034, the genomic stretch ATATCCATAAACTTAGCATTTCCTTTATTTACTATAAAGTTAGGATGGACCATCGATACTTGAGCATTTCCAACAATTTCACCTTGGAGTCCTGCTTCTATTATCAATCTTGCTGAAAAATATCCTTCTGGATTTTTAAATGTACTTCCTAAGTTCGGTTCATTCAACGGATGATTTTCGCTTCTCTTCACTTTGTATCTGTCTACCACTTCAGCTAAATATCCTATATCAAATTTAAATGTTGCACTTACTACAACCCATTTCTTCTCTTTTATCTCTGTAACTCTATACGAAAACTTTAAATTTTCTTTAGAAATTTTTCTTATCTCTTTGTTTTCATCTATAATTTCAACTGAGATTATTTTATCAAATATCTCTGTCCCGTGAGCTCCACCATTCATAAATACTAATCCACCAACAGTTCCTGGAATTCCCGCTAAATTTTCTAATCCAGAATAATTTTTTTCTCCCATATAATCTATTAAATCTGAGAAATCTAACCCTGCGCCAACCTCAACGATTCCGTCACCTTTATCATCTATATAGTTTATATCTTTAAGAGATATGAATGTTGTCTCTAAAATCCCATCGTTTATCAATGTATTTGTTCCGTTTCCTAAAATAAAAAATTTATTTTTTTCTCTTAGAATCTCTACTAGCTCATCTCTATTTTCAACCTCAATAAACTCTTTCGCTACTCCTCCTATCTTCATGTTAGAGTGCTCTTTCATTACGTGATTTCTATGTAATTTCATTATCTAATTTCTCCCTATATTCTCTGCTATTGTATGAGCTAAGCTTGAGATATTTCCAGCACCCATAAATAAGAATGTCGCTGATTCTTTCTCACTTGCTACAATTTTTGCAATCTCTTCATTTTTCTCAACTATAGTGCAATGCTTATGCCCTATCTTTTCTTTTAACTTTTCTAATGTCACTCCGAATTCGTTATTTTCTCCTGCGCTGTATACAGGCATTAGTATAACTTCATCAACACCTTCAAAACTACCCTTAAACTCATTTAAAAGGAAGTTTACACGACTATATCTATGCGGTTGGAATATTGCTATTGTTTTATTTTTTTCAATAGTTTTAGCTCCTTGTATTGTTGCCTTTATCTCTGTTGGATGATGTGCATAATCATCTATTATTCTTATTTTGTCACTGTGCAATATATCGTATCTTCTTTTAGCACCTTTAAATTTTAATAATTTTTGAGCTATTCTCTCTTTTGAAATATCAAACTTTTTTGCTAGATATATAACTGGTAAAGCATTTTGTATGTTATGATTTCCTGGAATTGACAGTTCAAACTCACCAAATTCTTCACCATCTATTATCACTTTAAATTTTGTTTTAAAATTTTCAACTCTTATATCTGTAGCTATTATATCTGATTTTTCATTATTTATACTATATGTTTTTATATTTTTTCTACCTTTAGCTAATTCTAAAGCTTCTGGGCAATCTCCACAAACTAGAATCTCTCCCTTTGTTTGTTCCATAAATTGCACAAAAGATTTTTTTATATTCTCTAAACACCCATGATTTTCTAAGTGATCCGCTTCTATGTTAGTTATTATCGATGTTTCAGGTGTTAAATATAAAAATGAGTTATCACTTTCATCAGCTTCTGCTATAAAGACATCTGTTTTTCCACATCTAGAATTCGATCCAATTTCTGGTAAAATTCCTCCTACTACTATAGTTGGGTCTATATCTAAAAGTAACGATCCTAACATAGAACTCGTTGTAGTTTTCCCATGAGTTCCAGCTACTGCTATTCCTTTTTCTTTATTCATTAAAATAGATAATAACTCTCCTCTTTTAATTATCTTTATCCCTAGCTCTTTCGCTTTTTTTATCTCTGGGTTTTCTGATTTTATTGCACTTGAAGCCACAACTAAATTAGATCCCACTACATTTTCTCCTAGGTGTTCTCCAAAAACTTTTATACCTAAACTCTCTAGCTCCTCTGTTACATAGTTTCTAGAAAGATCTGCTCCCGCTACGTCATATCCTTTTATTTTCATTATTTTGGCTAAACCACTCATTCCAATTCCATTTATTCCAATAAAGTATATCTTCTCCATCTAACTCCTCCATATATCTAAGCATTCAACGATTTTTTCTGCTGCATTACTCTTTTTTAAATTTTTTGCTTTTCTACTCATCTTATTTAACTCTTCATCGTTTTTTATAAGCTCTAAAGCTTTTTCAATAGCTTCATCAGCCTTACTATCACTATAAAGAAGAGCTGCCTCATTTTCAGAAAGAATTTTAGCATTTTGATATTGACCTACTTTAATCGAATTATAAGGTATCAATATCGACGGTTTCTCTAATTGAACTATTTCAGATACTGTTAATGCTCCAGCTCTACAAACTACTAAATCTGCTGCTGCCATAATATTTATCATATTATTAAAGTAAGGTTTTATTATATCACTTACCTTTACCTGTTGATCTTCTAGCTTTTCATTTATCTCATTAAAGTTCTTATCTCCAGTAGCCCAATAAATTCTAATACTTTTATCTTTATAAATATCTTTTAGATTTTTTATCACTGCTTCATTTAGAGATTTCGCTCCTAAGCTTCCTCCTGTTATAAGTAAAACTTTCTCATCTTTACCTATTTTTAATCTTTCTCTTTCTGTATCTTTATCCATAGCATAGATATCTTCTCTCAATGGATTCCCTGTTACTAAAAATTTATGTTGATCTTTCACAGAGATATCTTCGTAAGTTGTATCAAATGCTAAAAAACAAGTTTTAGCTATTTTATAAAATATTTTATTTGCTAATCCTAAATCTGCATTTTGTTCTTGTAAATATATTTTTTTTCCCAAAATTAGACCTGCTAGTAAAACTGGAATCGAAATGTAATTCCCAAAACCTATTATGATTTCAGGATTTTCTTTTTTTACAATTTTAAAAGCTTGTGCAAAAGCCTTTATATTTAAGTGTATTTTCTTAAAATTTTGAAAAGGGTATATATCAATTCCTAAAAATCTAAACCCCTCCTCTGGAACCAAATCTTTTTCCATTCTTGTCGAACTTCCTACAAATAAAACTTCCATTCCTCTATCTAAAAGCTTTTTTCCTACGGCTAAAGCAGGATATATATGTCCTCCTGTTCCACCTGTTGTTATTATTATTTTTTTTGCCATAAATTTCTCCTAACTAAAATAACTTTTTGTTAACTCTTTGAAAACTCTTCCTCTTTCTTCAAAGTTTTTAAACTGATCAAAACTCGATGTTGCTGGTGAAAATAGCACCACTGTTTCTTCATCTTTTTTCAATCTATTTTTTAAAACTTTCAAAGCATTATCTAAAGTTTTTAGATTAAATATTTTTTCTTCTGGATAATCTATTTTTTTCAAACCTTCTTCAAGTTTATCTGAAATATCTCCAATTAAATATACCTCTTTTACTCTATTTTTTATCAACATTTCTAAAGGTGTTAAATCTAACTCTTTATCATATCCACCACAAATTAAAATTGGATTCTGGAAAGCTTCTACTGCAAACTTTGTTGAATCTATATTAGTTCCCTTTGAGTCATTTATAAATTCAACTTTTCCATAACTAAAGAAGTTTTCCATTCTATGTTCTAATGTTTTTGTTGAATATAAAAACTCTCTTATAATCTCTGTTGAAATCCCTAATATTTTCCCTACACAAACTATAAATAGCATGTTTTCTAAATTATGTTTTCCTTTTAGTGCAACTAGTTTTTCGTCTAATATTTTTTCATCTTGATAAACTACCCATCCGTCTTCGACATAAGTCTCTTCATTTAGTTCACTTTTAATTAATCCTACAAATTTTTTCTTGCCTGATATCTTATCTAATCTTTTCAGTGTTTCTACACATAAAGTATTTACTATAAAACAGTCGTTTTCCTTTTGATTTTTTCCTATATTAAACTTTGTGTCATAATAATGATCTAAATCTCTGTATCTAGACAGATGATCTGGTGCTAAGTTAACTATTAAGGCTATATCTGCTTTAAACTCTTTAATATTTTCTAATTGATAAGAACTAGCTTCTAAAACATAAAAATCTAATTCTGGATTTTTACTTATTGTTTCACTAAAAGAAAATCCTATATTTCCACATACTTTACTTTTAAAACCTGCTTTTTCTAAAAGTTCTGAAATTTTAGAAGTAACTGTTGTCTTTCCGTTTGTTCCTGTTATTGCTATTATTTTTCCAGAAATATTATTCTCTATTTTATATCTATATCCCAACTCTATATCATCTATTACTTCTATTTTTAAATGAAGTGCTTTTTTTATTAAATCTGTATAAGGCACTCCTGGACTTTTTACAAAAATACTTATCTCTTCATTATCTAATATTTCCATTCCTTTTTCTGAGGGTATAGATATTTTATCATCAATCAAATATACCTGATATCCCATTCTCTCTAAAGTATCTTTCGAGCCTTTTCCACTTACTCCAGCCCCAAAAACTATAGCTTTTTTCATATTATAAAGCCTCCTTATTTTTAAACGACAAAAACCACAGTGATTTTCACTGTGGTCTTATTATAGTATTCCTCTTAATCTCACTATTCCTAAAGCTAGCATTCCTAAGAATAACGCAGCAATCCAAAACCTCATCGTCACCTTCGTCTCTGGCAATCCTGCTAATTCAAAGTGATGATGAATTGGAGCCATTTTGAAAACTCTTTTTCCCCTCATTTTGAAAGAACCTACCTGAAGAATAACTGATACTGCTTCTAAAACAAATACTCCACCTATCACTGGTAAAAGTAACTCTTGTTTTAATAATATTGCTACAACTCCTAATATCCCTCCTAAAGTAAGAGATCCTGTATCTCCCATGAATATTTGAGCAGGATAGAAATTGTACCATAAGAATCCTAATCCAGCTCCTATTAAAGCTGATAAAAATACTGAGAGCTCACCTATTCCTGCGATATAGTGTAAATTAAGGTGATTACTTAACTCTATATGACCTGTGAAATACGCTATTATTCCTAATATTGTTGCTCCTATAATTACCGGCATAATTGCTAGTCCATCTAATCCATCTGTTATATTCACTGCATTTGAAGTTCCCATTAAAACTAGAGCTATGAATATCAGCATTAAAGTGCCACCTAAATACAGATTACTATTTGAAATCATTGGGTTAACAATAGATAAATCTAAAACCTTATTTCCCGTTAGACCAAACTCCTTTATGAAGTACCATGTTAATATTGCAATAAAACATTGCCCCATTAATTTTTTCTTTCCAGAAAGCCCTTTTTTATTTACCGTAAATTTTTTATAATCATCTATAAAACCTATACTACTAAATAGAATTGTTATTATAAACATCAGTATTAAAAATTTATTAAATAAATCTCCTATTAAAACTGAAGTTAACAACGTTCCAAATATTATTAAGATTCCACCCATTGTTGGAGTTCCTTTTTTTGAAAAATGACTTACTGGTCCCTCTTCTCTTATTGATTCACCAAACTTCTTTATTTTTAAATACTGTATAAACGGCTTTCCTGTTATTAAAACAACCAAAAACGCCAATATAAACCCTAAAAAACTTCTTAAATATATAGATTTAAGCCCCTCCAAAACTGGAAAATATTCGGCCAATAAATATAGCATCCCTCTTACTCCTTTGATATAATTATTTCTTCTAGTTTCATTCCTCTAGAACCTTTCAACAAAACCCCTACGTTTTCTATCTGTTGAATAGCATTCTTTATCTCATTTTTACTATCGAAAGACTCTATAGCTTCATTTTTTAAGATTTCAGATGCCTTTTTCATTCTTTCTCCGTAAATAAAAATTCTATAAAAATTATGTTTTAAAGCCTCTGACAATACCTCTATATGATACTCAATCTCTTTTTCTCCCAGTTCAAGAGCATCTGCTAATACGACAACCTTCTGTTTATTTAAAGGCAATGATGAGAATGCCTGTAGTGCCATTTTCATTGAAACCGGACTAGCATTATACGCATCATTTATATATAAAACTCCATCTTTTATTATTTTTTCAAATCTCATTCCTGTGATTTCTATGCATTCTAACGCCTCTTTTATTTCTGTATAGCTCATATTAAACATTTTACCTAATGCTATTCCAAACGATGCGTTAATAACATTGTATAATCCATTTAAAGGTAGAAAATATTTCTCTTCATTTAGAGTAAATATCATTCCCTCATACAAATCTTTTGTTTCGTTTATAATGTAGTTATTATTTTTATCAAACCCTACTTTTATTCCCTCTACAGTTTTAAAATAAGGGTCATCTCCATAAAGTAGTGTTCTTTTTGCATCAACATATTTTAAAAGCTCTGTTTTTGCTTTAAATACATTATCTCTATTCTTTAAAAACTCTAAGTGAGAATCTCCTATATTAGTTATCACTGCATAATCAGGTTGAGCTATTTTCGAAAGTAAATCTATCTCTCCTAAATCACTCATTCCCATTTCTAAAACAGCTATTTCATCTTCACTACTCAATTGTAAAATCGTATATGGTAGTCCTATATGATTATTATGATTTCCTAAAGTTTTCTTTACTCTATATTTTTTTTTCAAAATACCGTGGATCAAATCTTTAGTTGTTGTTTTTCCTTCACTACCTGTTATTGCTATAACTTTTAGATTCAATTTTTTTCTATATAATTTAGCTAATTCTTGTAAAGTTTGTATACTATTTTCAACTTTTATAACATTTGAATATTTTAACTCTTCTATTTCTCTGTCACAAATAACTAATTCAGCTCCATTTTTTAAAGCTTCACTAACATAGTTATTGCCATTATTTATTGCAATAAATAACGATCCTTTCGTCACTTTTTTACTATCCATTTGGACATCTGTTATAAATCTATTATCTATTAGTTTAGAATTCAATTTTTGAAAATAATTTATTAGAACTTCTGTAAACACTTTCACTTTTACATCCCCTTTTTTAATTTTCATTCTAATATTTTACCATTTTTTTAGTACTCTTTTCAATTTTTTTTTAACTTATCCCTAAAACTTTTAACCCTTTATGAATACACTCTATTTCTACTGGTAATTTTGGACCTGTCTCTCCATCTATATCAGTCGAATAGTTTTCTACACCTACAATTTTTAATGATTTCGTTTTAAAATACTTTACAGAATGAATATCTTTTTCTAGATGAGTTTTTGTAGCTAGTGCTGCACTTATCTCTGGAACATCAATCATAAAATCTGGCTTCAAAACTAAAATGTCAAAATAACCGTCATCTAACTTCGCGTTATATGCTAATTCAAAATTACCTGCGCTTTTACCATTAAAAATTAAAATAGATACAATATCTGTTATCGCTGTATATTCATTACTTTCTAATATAACTTTCAATCTCTTTATTTTTGTCATCTCTTTTATTCCGTTCAATACATAAGCTAACTTTCCCATTGTTTTTATCATTGCTCTATCTGTAGTTTGTGAAATTGTTGAAAAAACACCTATACTTGCTATATTTATAAAATACTTTTCATTTATTCTTCCTAAATCTATATCTTTCGGCTGACTAGTTAAAATCTTTTTACAAGCCTTTTCAATATCTTTTGGCATTCCAATTACATTTGCAAAATCATTTGCGGTCCCTGTTGGAAGAATTGCAATTGGAATCTCTATGTTGTTTCTTTTCAAGATATTTACAAAGCTATTAATTGTCCCATCTCCACCAGATATTAAAAAATGGTCATAACTTTCTATCTCTTCTAAAATACTCTCCCTTTTGCAACCTTTAGATATTC encodes the following:
- the murB gene encoding UDP-N-acetylmuramate dehydrogenase; this encodes MKLHRNHVMKEHSNMKIGGVAKEFIEVENRDELVEILREKNKFFILGNGTNTLINDGILETTFISLKDINYIDDKGDGIVEVGAGLDFSDLIDYMGEKNYSGLENLAGIPGTVGGLVFMNGGAHGTEIFDKIISVEIIDENKEIRKISKENLKFSYRVTEIKEKKWVVVSATFKFDIGYLAEVVDRYKVKRSENHPLNEPNLGSTFKNPEGYFSARLIIEAGLQGEIVGNAQVSMVHPNFIVNKGNAKFMDIINIIEKVKSGVKEKTGIQLEEEIIIVRD
- the murD gene encoding UDP-N-acetylmuramoyl-L-alanine--D-glutamate ligase, translated to MKKAIVFGAGVSGKGSKDTLERMGYQVYLIDDKISIPSEKGMEILDNEEISIFVKSPGVPYTDLIKKALHLKIEVIDDIELGYRYKIENNISGKIIAITGTNGKTTVTSKISELLEKAGFKSKVCGNIGFSFSETISKNPELDFYVLEASSYQLENIKEFKADIALIVNLAPDHLSRYRDLDHYYDTKFNIGKNQKENDCFIVNTLCVETLKRLDKISGKKKFVGLIKSELNEETYVEDGWVVYQDEKILDEKLVALKGKHNLENMLFIVCVGKILGISTEIIREFLYSTKTLEHRMENFFSYGKVEFINDSKGTNIDSTKFAVEAFQNPILICGGYDKELDLTPLEMLIKNRVKEVYLIGDISDKLEEGLKKIDYPEEKIFNLKTLDNALKVLKNRLKKDEETVVLFSPATSSFDQFKNFEERGRVFKELTKSYFS
- a CDS encoding YegS/Rv2252/BmrU family lipid kinase, which encodes MLKQKKVKLIYNPVSGGGKILKELDKIFAIYQEFGYVVDIFRISKGCKRESILEEIESYDHFLISGGDGTINSFVNILKRNNIEIPIAILPTGTANDFANVIGMPKDIEKACKKILTSQPKDIDLGRINEKYFINIASIGVFSTISQTTDRAMIKTMGKLAYVLNGIKEMTKIKRLKVILESNEYTAITDIVSILIFNGKSAGNFELAYNAKLDDGYFDILVLKPDFMIDVPEISAALATKTHLEKDIHSVKYFKTKSLKIVGVENYSTDIDGETGPKLPVEIECIHKGLKVLGIS
- the murF gene encoding UDP-N-acetylmuramoyl-tripeptide--D-alanyl-D-alanine ligase; this translates as MKIKKGDVKVKVFTEVLINYFQKLNSKLIDNRFITDVQMDSKKVTKGSLFIAINNGNNYVSEALKNGAELVICDREIEELKYSNVIKVENSIQTLQELAKLYRKKLNLKVIAITGSEGKTTTKDLIHGILKKKYRVKKTLGNHNNHIGLPYTILQLSSEDEIAVLEMGMSDLGEIDLLSKIAQPDYAVITNIGDSHLEFLKNRDNVFKAKTELLKYVDAKRTLLYGDDPYFKTVEGIKVGFDKNNNYIINETKDLYEGMIFTLNEEKYFLPLNGLYNVINASFGIALGKMFNMSYTEIKEALECIEITGMRFEKIIKDGVLYINDAYNASPVSMKMALQAFSSLPLNKQKVVVLADALELGEKEIEYHIEVLSEALKHNFYRIFIYGERMKKASEILKNEAIESFDSKNEIKNAIQQIENVGVLLKGSRGMKLEEIIISKE
- the murC gene encoding UDP-N-acetylmuramate--L-alanine ligase, with amino-acid sequence MEKIYFIGINGIGMSGLAKIMKIKGYDVAGADLSRNYVTEELESLGIKVFGEHLGENVVGSNLVVASSAIKSENPEIKKAKELGIKIIKRGELLSILMNKEKGIAVAGTHGKTTTSSMLGSLLLDIDPTIVVGGILPEIGSNSRCGKTDVFIAEADESDNSFLYLTPETSIITNIEADHLENHGCLENIKKSFVQFMEQTKGEILVCGDCPEALELAKGRKNIKTYSINNEKSDIIATDIRVENFKTKFKVIIDGEEFGEFELSIPGNHNIQNALPVIYLAKKFDISKERIAQKLLKFKGAKRRYDILHSDKIRIIDDYAHHPTEIKATIQGAKTIEKNKTIAIFQPHRYSRVNFLLNEFKGSFEGVDEVILMPVYSAGENNEFGVTLEKLKEKIGHKHCTIVEKNEEIAKIVASEKESATFLFMGAGNISSLAHTIAENIGRN
- the mraY gene encoding phospho-N-acetylmuramoyl-pentapeptide-transferase, which encodes MLYLLAEYFPVLEGLKSIYLRSFLGFILAFLVVLITGKPFIQYLKIKKFGESIREEGPVSHFSKKGTPTMGGILIIFGTLLTSVLIGDLFNKFLILMFIITILFSSIGFIDDYKKFTVNKKGLSGKKKLMGQCFIAILTWYFIKEFGLTGNKVLDLSIVNPMISNSNLYLGGTLMLIFIALVLMGTSNAVNITDGLDGLAIMPVIIGATILGIIAYFTGHIELSNHLNLHYIAGIGELSVFLSALIGAGLGFLWYNFYPAQIFMGDTGSLTLGGILGVVAILLKQELLLPVIGGVFVLEAVSVILQVGSFKMRGKRVFKMAPIHHHFELAGLPETKVTMRFWIAALFLGMLALGIVRLRGIL
- the murG gene encoding undecaprenyldiphospho-muramoylpentapeptide beta-N-acetylglucosaminyltransferase, which produces MAKKIIITTGGTGGHIYPALAVGKKLLDRGMEVLFVGSSTRMEKDLVPEEGFRFLGIDIYPFQNFKKIHLNIKAFAQAFKIVKKENPEIIIGFGNYISIPVLLAGLILGKKIYLQEQNADLGLANKIFYKIAKTCFLAFDTTYEDISVKDQHKFLVTGNPLREDIYAMDKDTERERLKIGKDEKVLLITGGSLGAKSLNEAVIKNLKDIYKDKSIRIYWATGDKNFNEINEKLEDQQVKVSDIIKPYFNNMINIMAAADLVVCRAGALTVSEIVQLEKPSILIPYNSIKVGQYQNAKILSENEAALLYSDSKADEAIEKALELIKNDEELNKMSRKAKNLKKSNAAEKIVECLDIWRS